In Carassius gibelio isolate Cgi1373 ecotype wild population from Czech Republic chromosome B17, carGib1.2-hapl.c, whole genome shotgun sequence, the genomic stretch tactttcattttgaTTTCACGGTGTAAAATAATACGTTTTGCAACAAAACCTTTATTACCAGTTTATTGTTCTTTTGAATGGTCATGTCAATATTGTCTGTAAGGTTGGAGATGTTGGCACCCATCGTTATTCCATAGCTCTCATTGCCCAAAACAGTGTGAGTTTTATCCTAAATGAGAAACCATAACAGAGCAgtcaaatataaatgtttgtcAATACATCAGGTCAATAAATATTTGTCCAAGTATATTATCTGAAAAACAAGAGTgggggtaaaaaaaaacacagatgcaAACCTTATTTTCCATGTTTTTAAATCGTAAAACTCCAACAAATGCACTTCCATTGTTTTCTTGACGTGATTTATTAAAGGCTTCTCTGGGAATCTTTACAGACCAGGGATAACCAGCCTGGTTGCTCTCAACAACCTGCGAAAAGAAGAAATGACATTGTTAAACGTTAATTCCCTCTCCGGAGGGACATGTTTTAATTCTTCTCAAGCCTTACGTTTATCATGTTCTGGTTCGAAGAGTAGCATATGTTGATGTCTTTGGTTGGCTTGTCCCTGGGTTGTCTTTGGAGAACGCCAATAACATCCCCCATGACAATCGCCGcattggttttattgtttttttccattaCCTCCACCAGTGACTCTACTTTTTCCAAGTTTTCTctgtgaaatacatttaattacttgTTATCCTGTAACTAACATTTAGATTTGAAATCAGCTGGTAACTGCACACTTACACTGCCTCTTGGGGGTCTTGAACTTGAACTGTGTTTGTCTGATTTGTTTTATTAGATAGAGTGAAAATTATCTCAGGTGGTGGGACAGTTGGCTCGGGAGTTGTCCAACCTGTCATGAAACTAGCATGTGATGGTGTACTAGTAGTTGGAGTTTTAGTTGAAGTATGTGATGTTGAACTAGTAGTTGGAGTGTTAGATGTAGTATATGATGTTGAACTAGTAGTTGGAGTGTTAATAGTATGCAATGTTGAACTAGTAGTTGGAGTGTTAGTTGTAGTATCTGATGTTGAACTAGTAGTTGGAGTGTTAATAGTATGCAATGTTGAACTAGTAGTTGGAGTGTTAGTTGTAGTATATGATGTTGAACTAGTAGTTGGAGTGTTAGTTGTAGTATATGATGTTGAACTAGTAGTTGGAGTGTTAATAGTATGCAATGTTGAACTAGTAGTTGGAGTGTTAGTTGTAGTATCTGATGTTGAACTAGTAGTTGGAGTGTTAATAGTATGCAATGTTGAACTAGTAGTTGGAGTGTTAGTTGTAGTATCTGATGTTGAACTAGTAGTTGGAGTGTTAGTTGTAGTATATGATGTTGAACTAGTAGTTGGCTGGGGAGTTGTCGATCTTTCACCATCGCAGGTCACACACATCCATTCACTgccatttaaatacattatgtaTCTGCTTTTTTCGTTCccttaaacacaaataaacagtggatgcattttattgcagtttaaaCAATATCTGATATCTGTTCATCAGTTCTCATATTTAATGGTCATATAGTCTAGTCATATTATTGCTATGATTTTGTCATGCTATTAACTTATAGCACTAAACGAATTAATGAATTTCTCAAACAAGTGCATTGTGTTTAAAAGGCACAACAAGTCATAATAGTATGCCTACAGCTATGCTGGAAATAAGAAGACTGTCAGttcatattgtaatatttttttgattCTGAAATCAAGATCTTAAGACTCAAACTTACCAGTGCATGTATCATTTCCATATGAGGCGTTTCTACATGTAATTTCAGGATTAACGGGAGGGGTTTTCAAACAACCTAaagagaacataactgtgcatAATCTGTCTTCACGTAAATAAATCTTGATATTTATCCTAATATTTTGTATTCTACTGTATGATATGTTGATTGAAAAAAGGCTGTGAAATGCACACTGGAATTTATTGGTATTTAGGACATAAGATATAAATCTTGAACCAGTCTAACCAGATGAGTACTGTATGTCGTCACATGAAAGCCTACACTCAGACTGTTACAGATAGCATAGATAGCAGACATTGAACTCACAGTACGGGAAAATGCAATGCATCTGGCTGCAATGGCAACTGGTGGGATTATAGAAAAGTGTGAAATCTTACATGCATCTGGATAAATGGCATTGCAGGAGGTGTTGATGGGTGATCTGTTAGGGCAGCTGCTAGGGTTGTTAGTAATGGTGGAAATAGATTGGGTGGTGGTGGAGCTGCTTTGCTGTGTCTGGCAAGTCCCATAATTATTTGATGTGGATCCTGCAGAATGCAAGAGATTAAATTTCTACAACACAAACTACAAATAACTGTTCTGAAGTAGTCTAAATTAGTCTGCTCTTTCTCGGGAACTCATTACAGAGCTCGCAGGACAACGAACACACAGACTTCATTCAAATAGTTTGATTTGTATAtactctcaagtcaagtcaacacTTTAAACAATACGGTCTTTCAGTCTATTTTTGCCTTTCATTGATTAATGGAATGTTCAAAGTTCAAAATCTAACCAGCTATGACGTCATTGGCACTGACAGCAGAGAgcatgcatgcaaacacaaaTGCATGGAAAGTACATGCATCCATATGCAGTTTTGCATGTGTGTTATACGATCCTAAGACATGTACCTGATGAATTCAGGACTTCTGATGGAAGACATCGAGATCCATTCGGTAAAAACcacattataatgtttttaaccaTGTCATTCATTCTTACTTTATAATTCCCCCCATCGTTTGTTATGTTGAAACGGTATGAATTGCATTCTCCtggaaacaagagaaaacatttgaacatttcacatttataattaaaatacatgcagGCACTGAAAAGGTTGTTGGTTTAACTTTACATAGTAAGAAGCTTGTTtgctttaaactaaactaaaagttAATACAAAGAAAGAGATTTGTTCAATCATAAGAAATAAGTCAAAATATTGTTATATGAGTTGActggacaaaagaaaaaaacagctaaaatatgtaataaaacgttttataaaacataatatttaatatgccTTGTCAACTAACGGggtattaaaattactaaaactgaaataaaaataaattgaagctaaataaaaaaactcataaaaatgacaaaattactaaaacttaaattaaagttaaacaaAGCTGTAGATATAAAAATGAATGCtatttcaaaatatcaataaagattatattcataaatgaatgCTACTAAAAACAAGACTGTTACCCAGGACAGATGTGTTTTGTTGGACATCCACTATGCAAAAGTTTCCTATCAGTATTTCATACCCTGGTGAACATGTCATGTTTATGGCTGGAAGGAAAGAAAAACATCGGCTCAATGAATTTGTTGTTCTTCATGAGCACTATCAGAAAGCAAATATTCACAGCCCATTGAGTATGTCTCTCATGTACCTGTAAAAGATGTGTTTGAACTGCTGAAGCTGCTCGAGTTTATGTCTGTCTCGCGAATTATCATCATCTTTGAACAGGCTGCACAAACAAAGACAACGCTTTACATCGATGTGCACCAAACAACATTCACTGGCAtgataaatgaatttttttttgaaggaaacATACTCATCTGACTCGTAACACAACAGATGATTATCAGCCACAGCAAATTCAGCATTTTCCAAATCATAATTCCTAGAGACAgcgacctgatagagacacaagTTAGTTTTGTTTTCCACAGGCATAGGAAATAAATCAGACGGcctaaataattttcttattacaTTCTTGAGATAAATTCCACTATCCAAGATTTTGATGCGTTCAGATATGAAGCTGTTTGATTATGAGCAGCAGCTCAAGAGACGCTGGACTCTGATATGCAGTTCATTTGCAAACATGCAAATTTATGTATTTGGGCTTTAGCTGTGAATTTCAGTACACAGTTACATTCGGATCTTGTTTATCAAATCATgtttgctttattaaaatgtcaaaatgaacaaaatgcaATTTGcacctaatttttttattttacaataaatgatTTACTTTGTTATTTTGTTGCTTAATAAATAACATTCACACATTAATAAGTTTAATAATAAGACTAGATGTTTACTGGAGCCACTGAAAGTCCATCATGATGAAGAATAACATTCAGAATAACTCCGAGTGAATTCAGAGTGTTTTCAAATGACGTTCcttgaaatgctatttcaaatATCTATGCAAAAATATCTGTATCCACAGGTGTCTGACCTTCTGTAACATCCTGAAGATGCAAATTCCTTTGTAAATGAAGTTGATTGTATGAGTCTCCCTGGCACACACGTGATCACATCATTATACTCAGTAAATCTAATCAATCAGTAACATGAGGTCAGATATCAGAAAGCACAATTCAGTTATTCAACTAACAGTTTCAGTAATGATCAACAcagatatattcagatatatCCCAAAAGTGCATCAAGTATACTCTCTCAACTAGAAATTAAAGACACGAATTGAGCAGTTCATCAAAATTTTATGCAATTAAAGGCaaacagttaaatataaaaatgtaagtaatcattcttattaataaatgaaatgtattttggcTATCGAGAAACAAAGATGTGAATGGAACTATATAATGctattacatttatattgtgGAATGCAAAACAGACCGACAGTTCCTGTAAACTTACCTATACTAAAACTGTGGGTTAaaccttagaaagccacgtttctagcatttgtaaaactgcatttttccatctcaaaaatataactaaattatggcctatgctctcaatgtcaaatgcagaaatgttaatccatgcatttatgacctcaaggttatattattgtaatgctttattgggtggttgttctgcatgcttggtaaacaaactacagctagtccaaaatgcagcagcaagagttcttactagaaccaggaagtatgaccatattagcccggtcctgtcaacactgcactggctccctatcaaacatcgtatagattttataatatttcttattacttataaagccctgaatggtttcgcacctcagtatttgaatgagctccttttacattataatcttctacgtccgctacgttctcaaaactcaggcaattttataatacctagaatagcaaaatcaactgcgggcggcagatccttttcctatttggcgcctaaactctggaataacctacctaacattgttcgggaggcagacaaactcttgcagtttaaatctagattaaagacccatctctttaacctggcttacacataacatactaatatgcttttaatatccaaatccgttaaaggatttttaggctgcattaattaggtaaaccggaaccggaaacacttcccataacacccgatgtacttgctacatcattagaagaatgccatccatgctaatattagtctgtttctctcttattccgaggtcaccgtagccatggctgcatggacaggtgtgtggagtgttgcccagaacataaccataccgccaacactaactgtatgcaattataattgtcataaatatacttgacggaagtggtcctgattgaattgacttttcctaataaatgttgttcagttgctttgacgcaatgaatTTTATTTAAAGCGCTATGtaaaaaaagtgacttgacttgacttgacaggcAGTTCATGACAAATGCAGaaggtgtaaaaaaaaactaaaagagggtgcaaaaactttaataaagaacagcaagctaaacaacaacaacaacaaacactcaGAATTGAAGTGTGCTTGACGAGTCCATGTGTTTATGGTGACTCGTCTGTCATGGAGATTGAAGAGACTCAGGCAAAACATGCTAGAACTCGCTGGCAGGCTCCCATGTGTCATCCCAAGTTCTGCCACTGTAAAGTGCACATATCATTAGAACACAGAACAAAAATCAGGATCACTGTTGGATTTAATTTAGAAAGTTCACTGACATTCACTGGAAAATAAGTTGGAGAATACTGAACAAGTTTTACAATTTCAGCATGTTTTCATGTTGCACTCTAAGCATATCTGGCATTTCTACAGACTACGGACTCTCGGCCATGTTCTAGCAAAACCTTGCATCAGCTTGCTACAGGCTACCTCGGAGGAGGATTTCACCTCTGTGACCAGAGAGCTTTCATTCGCCACAGGCATCAATAAAAGAGCCTCCATGCAGCTTCCAGCTTTGCATACATCATATTGGTCACAGAAGAGACTACTTAGCATTGCAATGGAATTAAATGGTTAATGAAACAAGACTTACCACATAGTGCAAGGCAACCAGTGGACTTTCAATTCTGCTtttccctacacacacacacaaagtattaattatttaaactgTTTATGCAATCACTGAACAGGGCATAACGTActggtttattatttttacaggCCAGAATCAGTCACTAAGACAAGCAAgcagcataataaaataaattttacctTATGTATTCTTTCTCCAGTTATTTTATCAAATAGGAAGATCTTCTGCCTGCTACATTTTCGGCAACCTTAATGATCAAAAGATAAGGAAAGTTTATTAAGCAATGAGTGGCATGTTTTTTAGTTGAATCTCAAGTTGTCATGTTATCATTTCACTCGTGTGGTCATCTGTGGTCATGTCCACTTGTGTCCAAATGACTTTGCTTTTTGTTGATCAAGTAAAATGTACTAGGCTGGGTTTCCCAAAGCCATTTTAACTAGAGTCAGTGATTGACATTAAGAACAGCCCTTGGACTCTGGTCACTTTGACACTGCTAAGTAACATTGCCTGAAGTCAGATTTGTCTGAGAGCAAATGTATTAGAAGTGTGTATTACCATACCCTTACCCTTTCTTCTCTTCTTCACATATGGCCCCTCCTGACTCAAGGACTGGGAGATGGAGGAGGCAGCAGGTGGAGGACAAGACTGTGGAAGGGAGATATCTGTGGTGATGAGAGACGGAGGAGAGACAGAGGTGGCAGAATGTGCTGGTGAACAGATTGAGGGTTTTGACCTTTTCTTCCTCTGCCGCAAAGACTTAGAGCGTGGCATTGGAGGTGGAGAAGAGTGTGGAGGAAGAAAAGCTGTAAATGTAGTAGAAGATGTAGGAGAGAGAGAAGTTGGAGAGCATGGGGAAGAGAGAGGAACAAGGTTGAGAATAAATACAGTCTCAGACTTCTTTGGGAGACTCTCCAGCTGCTCTATAGTGGGGCTCTCTGGCTGGTCCACATTGAGGCTCTCCTGTTTTATTGTGAGGTTCTCCAACCGCTCCACGGTGAGGCTCTCCTGTTTCACAATGAGTCTCTCCGGCCGCTCCCAGGTGGGGCTCTCATGTTTTACGCAGAGGCTCTCCAGCCTCTCTACATTGAGGCTCTTCTGTTTTATGGTGAGGTTTTCTGGCTGCTCTACATCGAGGCTCTCCTGTTTTATGGTGAGGCTCTCTGGCTGCTCCACAGTGAGTCTCTCTGGCTGCTCCACAGTGAGGCTCTCCGGCTGCTCCACAGTGAGGCTCTCCTGTTTTATGCTGAGGCTCTCCAGCCACTTTAAAGTGGGTCTGTTCGGCTGTTCTACAGTGAGGCTCTCTAGCTGCTCCATGGTGAGGCTCTCCAGTTTTATGCTGAGGCTCTTCGGCCGCTCTACAGTGAGGCTCTCTGGCCGCTCCACAGTGAGGCTTTCCTGTTTTATGCTGAGGCTCTCCGGCCGCTCTACAGTGGGTCTCTCCGGCCGCTCTACAGTGGGTCTCTCCGGCCGCTCTACAGTGAGGCTCTCTGGCCGCTCCACAGTGAGGCTTTCCTGTTTTATGCTGAGGCTCTCTGGCCGCTCTACAGTGGGTCTCTCCGGCCGCTCTACAGTGGGTCTCTCCGGCCGCTCTACAGTGGGTCTCTCCGGCCGCTCTACGGTGGGTCTCTCCGGCCGCTCTACGGTGGGTCTCTCCGGCCGCTCTACGGTGGGTCTCTCCGGCCGCTCTACAGTGAGGCTCTCCGGCCGCTCTACAGTGGGTCTCTCCGGCCACTCTACAGTGGGTCTCTCCGGCCGCTCTACGGTGAGGCTCTCCGGCCGCTCTACAGTGGGTCTCTCCGGCCGCTCTACGGTGGGTCTCTCCGGCCGCTCTACAGTGAGGCTCTCCGGCCGCTCTACAGTGGGTCTCTCCGGCCGCTCTACAGTGGGTCTCTCCGGCCGCTCTACAGTGGGTCTCTCCGGCCGCTCTACAGTGGGTCTCTCCGGCCGCTCCACAGTGGGTCTCTCCGGCCGCTCCACAGTGGGTCTCTCCGGCCGCTCCACAGTGGGTCTCTCCGGCCGCTCCACAGTGGGTCTCTCCGGCCGCTCTACAGTGGGTCTCTCCGGCCGCTCTACGGTGAGGCTCTCCGGCCGCTCCACGGTGAGGCTCTCCGGCCGCTCTACAGTGGGTCTCTCCGGCCGCTCTACAGTGAGGCTCTCCAGCTGCTCCACGGTGAGGCTCTCCGGCTGCTCTACAGTGAGGCTCTCCAGCTGCTCCACGGTGAGGCTCTCCAGCTGCTCCACGGTGAGGCTCTCCAGCTCCAAAATGGAACCGTTGCACTGCTCCTGACTGCGACTGTTGTGCTGCTCTGCTACGAGAATGTCTTTGTCCAGTTGTTTACCCATGGAGGTTCCTTTAATACAAGTTTGaattcatttcaaacctgtacaTATTAACAAAGaataatacatgtatttgaaataatattttttctgaacCAAAATCTTACTCTTACCTTTAGTAAGGATAAATTCATAAGCCCTTTGCATCTTCTCCAAACAACTTCTTGTGACAGGAGTGGGCTGCAGATGGGTAATAATGTCTGCAACCCACTTATTTGAagcctttttattttgtttgccaATAAATAAAATGGGCTTGTAACCCACTGCCTCAAGCTTACACACCTGAAATAACCAAAAGCAGTTACTACACATTAGTTAAACCCACTGAATTATTAGATACATTAGTACTGTATAAAGCAATTTCATTTTAAGGTAATTTAATGGAGTGCAATGCAAGAAACCGAGCCTTGATCTGATTCATAAAGATTATTATTTGAGAAAAAACATTAATGCATCTTCTATTTCATAAGATCAAAGTTAAATTTCACTGAATCATTATTTGACAACTTATTGTTTCTctttaacacaatttaaaaatGAAGAGTCTTCATTGTATAAACTAAGACTATGTTTATAAAGGCCACACTATACTGCTACTAGTCTAAACATGAGCTTTCAGTTACACttcaaataatatttatgaaaaattagcatttttacttACTGCAATACGGGCAGAATCAACGATACGTGCAGCATTTCTGCTGTTCACCACAGATTGCCCCCATCGGCTGTCCAGAGACACCACTCTGTCTTTTATTCTTTGTTTAATGTACAGACTTCCAAAGCAGACATGACAAGTGTTCCTGCTTGCCTGATTGGGAGTCTGGCAATACGGACAGGGCCTGAATTTGGGTCGTGTCATAACTTGACAGGAAATATACAgcagaaatacaaaacaaaaaaaaagagagacaacgTGCTAGAAATAAAGAAAGTTTTTGAAGGAGGACCTCTTAAGAGAAacagaaagatggacagataCAGAtgtaaacacagagagagagagagtgagcgagctACAGAGAGACAAGTACAGGTTAACAACACAGATGTGGCTCTTAAAAGTGCctttggtgtatgtgtgtgtgtgtgtgtgtgtgtgtgtgtgtgtgtgtgtgtgtgtgtgtgtgtgtgtggagggtggTTAAAATAACGGAGAATGTTGGAAGCTGGCAAATTTGAAGAACCtgataaaacaaagcaaaaatgaaaacattcagaATTAAACTTGTACATCTTTACCAGTATTTTCTTCATTGGTGTTGGCAGATTGGGTTTTGGGTTGTATGACATGGAATAAAATGGGCTTGCACAGGTGGAATTTCGATATTTCTGTTGTTCCCttttattactgaaataattCAAATCAATGACAGACATGGAAAATAGTTTACAGTGTAGCAACAACATAACCTTCTTTAGAGAATTAGACTTTATTTGCTTTATAATGACATATTGAAAAAATGTGATGAGCCACAATACAGTTGTAGTTATGAATTAATTTGTATTCTTTATAATTGGTAAGATTTGTGTgattattaacaaatattattttgtgtggCTTTTGAACAATTCGTGGAAAACATCAATCTGGCAACACTTCATAAATGGCTGAAGCTTGTGAGCTTCTGTAATAACTAAAAACACATCAGAACTGATATTACCTTGCAGGAGTAtatgtgaaaacaaacaaacattgtttaCATCTGTATTAACTGTTCTACTTACCCAGTGGAAAATCGCAGTGAATCGTGGGATCGCGTCATGCAATGACGTCAGCGCCGCTGactgatttattaataaacaaatataaataaataatcaatcaataGATATAGGGAACCCACCAAGCGTCCGTATGTTACGATTTAGGAGTGAGATTCTTTAGCAACACGTGTAAGCAGAGCGGGATCTGATCACGCTGTTATTGGCTGATTCATCTAGACCCGCCCACTCCTCCCCCTGCACCAATGAGAGAAGCCGATGTCTGCTCAGCCAGATGATACAATGTTTCTCTGAATGTTTGTCTCTCTGTCGGTTCTctcttttgagtttttgttttgtgaaGATATATCAGAGTTCGTCTAGAGAGTGTTACTTACACATGTAAGAAGAAGCCTTTAGTGTTTGAAATTAGGAAATGATATTGTACTCCCGACACGTTTTTACATCCACAGCTGCGTATGGTATTAAAGCTTGTTTTCAGAGCTTTTATCTTgaatacattttgtttactgGCACAGACTAATTCCCCCCACACTTCACCTCTTTAAACGAGTGAAGATGCATATCTGCCAGTACAACATAGGcctaaatgtttcatttaattcattatttcttCGCAGTGATGTCAGATCCTGAGACATCAGGCTCTTTATGACATCAACATTCACATCTCAGTCAATCTCAAGATGAATCTAGAAGCTTCGAATGCAAACACACTGTAACATGAAGAAGCTCTCAATGTAAAGAGGATCTCTGGAGAAATAGCGCCCTCTCGTGTCACTGTAACTGTAACGCACCCTATATTTGACCCTATAGTTATCTGAACTCACTGGCTAGAATAGTAAAGATGGAAATCATCTccaggtgcattttatttttctcaccGAAGTGTTTGAAACAAAGTGTGTTTTCTTGGAAATGCGTTGATTAAACACTTTATAGGTAGGTGTTCCCCCTGTATATTCAACTGcaatttccattcttttgaaaTTGAATATCTTTTCaatcctttgtttaaaaaaaaaaaaaaaggaattatgtTTGTTGCTTTGTCTCTGTAACTGTAAAACATACCTTTAATCAAATCACACGAATcagtttaaacattattttaccaGATATTGAAATATGATCTTCGGCATGATGTCCAGCATGAGAGTCCACTGTCAGTCCCAATGACTCAATTCagctctataatatatatatataattttaattttgtttaagcttaatttctttatttataggTTATAAAGCTTGAACACATGCTGTTAAATGTTTGTAATCACATTCGAGGATCTGAACAGAAAAGCATCCTGACAGATATTAATGCCAGGCTTTGGTTGTAAAGCCAGATTTCACATTAAACAACGGATCGATCAGTGTTTTTATTGACTGGACACACACTGATTGATCCAGCAGCGTCTGACCATGTTGTCACTGCTCTCATTAATGGGCTGCTGTCTGTTATTCACTAATGAATGTTTGTCCCATAAAGCTAACATGGGCCATCATTTCATtataagctttaaaaaaaaaaaaaaaatatatatatatatatatatatatatatatatatatatatatatatatatatatatatatatatatatatatatatatatatatatatatatatatatatatatatatatatatatattgcatgcatctagttatttatttgtttaatgcatgcatttacttaatgctttcatttattttcttatttaatgcatacgtttttaaatgcatttatttgattaatccaTTCCCTAATATGttgcatgcattcatttattcactGCAAGCAATCATTTATTGCATACATTCAAAAGCCTTAATGTTCAGTATAATGAAGGTTATTAAAGGGTAAAATGCATTGCaattattcataattttcattgtaatacattatatcttgtcgtaaataattctaactgaatttaaaatgcattgcgtAACAATGAATTGCtaagtgttataatgtattaaatgtGGTTACACATATTCATGAGATTgcacaatgcattataaggtgctcTACGAGGCATAatcaatg encodes the following:
- the LOC127976775 gene encoding adhesion G-protein coupled receptor G1-like isoform X1 — protein: MSLSLGIMIWKMLNLLWLIIICCVTSQMTCSKMMIIRETDINSSSFSSSNTSFTAINMTCSPGYEILIGNFCIVDVQQNTSVLGECNSYRFNITNDGGNYKVRMNDMVKNIIMWFLPNGSRCLPSEVLNSSGSTSNNYGTCQTQQSSSTTTQSISTITNNPSSCPNRSPINTSCNAIYPDACCLKTPPVNPEITCRNASYGNDTCTGNEKSRYIMYLNGSEWMCVTCDGERSTTPQPTTSSTSYTTTNTPTTSSTSDTTTNTPTTSSTLHTINTPTTSSTSDTTTNTPTTSSTLHTINTPTTSSTSYTTTNTPTTSSTSYTTTNTPTTSSTLHTINTPTTSSTSDTTTNTPTTSSTLHTINTPTTSSTSYTTSNTPTTSSTSHTSTKTPTTSTPSHASFMTGWTTPEPTVPPPEIIFTLSNKTNQTNTVQVQDPQEAVENLEKVESLVEVMEKNNKTNAAIVMGDVIGVLQRQPRDKPTKDINICYSSNQNMINVVESNQAGYPWSVKIPREAFNKSRQENNGSAFVGVLRFKNMENKDKTHTVLGNESYGITMGANISNLTDNIDMTIQKNNKLDGNVSCVSWDGKGELNWTTFGCETIIENNTIKCSCSHLTFFAVLMTSQSDTKLTSSDLESLTLISSIGCGISIFFLSIGLFMHFLLRKAKSNQATKILMNMFVALFLLNASFLSNESVANTKDNAACVFIALLLHYSMLASFTWFFIQALHMYLWLIRQNVSITNYMRKITVLGWVCAAPIVVGIASGGEYKVVTLNSTSGKIAHMCWTTNPYIHYIVNIGYYALVFVFTAGIFIMIVTKVFQARKIKTVDGKRKTFRKQLMMVLSLFLLFGLTWSVAFFSYGPMLIPSYYIFTVLNSLQGFFLFLYYYHIHNDVAGQFSDDPENTDSNTTITQSGITAVENIYH
- the LOC127976775 gene encoding adhesion G-protein coupled receptor G1-like isoform X3; amino-acid sequence: MSLSLGIMIWKMLNLLWLIIICCVTSQMTCSKMMIIRETDINSSSFSSSNTSFTAINMTCSPGYEILIGNFCIVDVQQNTSVLGECNSYRFNITNDGGNYKVRMNDMVKNIIMWFLPNGSRCLPSEVLNSSGSTSNNYGTCQTQQSSSTTTQSISTITNNPSSCPNRSPINTSCNAIYPDACCLKTPPVNPEITCRNASYGNDTCTGNEKSRYIMYLNGSEWMCVTCDGERSTTPQPTTSSTSYTTTNTPTTSSTSDTTTNTPTTSSTLHTINTPTTSSTSDTTTNTPTTSSTLHTINTPTTSSTSYTTTNTPTTSSTSYTTTNTPTTSSTLHTINTPTTSSTSDTTTNTPTTSSTLHTINTPTTSSTSYTTSNTPTTSSTSHTSTKTPTTSTPSHASFMTGWTTPEPTVPPPEIIFTLSNKTNQTNTVQVQDPQEAVENLEKVESLVEVMEKNNKTNAAIVMGDVIGVLQRQPRDKPTKDINICYSSNQNMINVVESNQAGYPWSVKIPREAFNKSRQENNGSAFVGVLRFKNMENKDKTHTVLGNESYGITMGANISNLTDNIDMTIQKNNKLDGNVSCVSWDGKGELNWTTFGCETIIENNTIKCSCSHLTFFAVLMTSQSDTKLTSSDLESLTLISSIGCGISIFFLSIGLFMHFLLRKAKSNQATKILMNMFVALFLLNVSFLSNESVANTGDNAACVFIALLLHYSMLASFTWFFIQALHMYLWLIRQNVSITNYMRKITVLGWVCPAPVVTVIVSVGGYKAVILNTTSEKITRMCWISNFYIHYIVNISFYALVFIFIMIIIAAVQTRKIKATKDNRKTFRKQLMMVLSLFLLFGLTWSLPFFSYGPMLITLYYIFTVLNLFQGIFLFVYYYHIRNDVEGHFSNHPESTSSTRNIT
- the LOC127976775 gene encoding adhesion G-protein coupled receptor G1-like isoform X2, which translates into the protein MSLSLGIMIWKMLNLLWLIIICCVTSQMTCSKMMIIRETDINSSSFSSSNTSFTAINMTCSPGYEILIGNFCIVDVQQNTSVLGECNSYRFNITNDGGNYKVRMNDMVKNIIMWFLPNGSRCLPSEVLNSSGSTSNNYGTCQTQQSSSTTTQSISTITNNPSSCPNRSPINTSCNAIYPDACCLKTPPVNPEITCRNASYGNDTCTGNEKSRYIMYLNGSEWMCVTCDGERSTTPQPTTSSTSYTTTNTPTTSSTSDTTTNTPTTSSTLHTINTPTTSSTSDTTTNTPTTSSTLHTINTPTTSSTSYTTTNTPTTSSTSYTTTNTPTTSSTLHTINTPTTSSTSDTTTNTPTTSSTLHTINTPTTSSTSYTTSNTPTTSSTSHTSTKTPTTSTPSHASFMTGWTTPEPTVPPPEIIFTLSNKTNQTNTVQVQDPQEAVENLEKVESLVEVMEKNNKTNAAIVMGDVIGVLQRQPRDKPTKDINICYSSNQNMINVVESNQAGYPWSVKIPREAFNKSRQENNGSAFVGVLRFKNMENKDKTHTVLGNESYGITMGANISNLTDNIDMTIQKNNKLDGNVSCVSWDGKGELNWTTFGCETIIENNTIKCSCSHLTFFAVLMTSQSDTKLTSSDLESLTLISSIGCGISIFFLSIGLFMHFLLRKAKSNQATKILMNMFVALFLLNASFLSNESVANTKDNAACVFIALLLHYSMLASFTWFFIQALHMYLWLIRQNVSITNYMRKITVLGWVCPAPVVTVIVSVGGYKAVILNTTSEKITRMCWISNFYIHYIVNISFYALVFIFIMIIIAAVQTRKIKATKDNRKTFRKQLMMVLSLFLLFGLTWSLPFFSYGPMLITLYYIFTVLNLFQGIFLFVYYYHIRNDVEGHFSNHPESTSSTRNIT